TTGCACGCACCATCATTTGGATAAATCAATAGGATTAGACCACTTAAGCACTTAAATAAAAGTCATTTTAGTCTTTCTTGGAAGGCTCCAGGCGACATGTCACCATTCATAGGTGACATGTCGCCTATGTGTTTTTCAACATAAGGTTTCTTAAGCCTTGTGGCGACATGTCGCCATATAGGTTGCGACATGTCCCGTCCCTACTACCTAGAGTGTGTAAAATCAcacttaaacacctccaaatgactttaaacttttatgtgatgcttggatacctcattgtacgACTTTAGATCCAAAAAGTCAATTATGAATGCCTAcaataaaaaatcatattttcacaTTAACGTAAGTGAAAAAGATTAAAAATTTTGCACTacattgtgtaaacaacttaaccattacaTTCCAATATTAGCATTcctccacttggttaaatataaccATCTATTTTCTAACTCAAATAGTATTTGTGTAGAAAGTAAAGTATCTTTCAATTTGAACTTCACCTTAGTGAAAGCattacaaagccttatcgaaGTTATTGATTGCCTCGAGGCATTGAACCAATCACTCCTAGTGATAAGACTGATAACACCTAACACATCTCCACTTGACCACTCATTTTCCCACTTTGCATGCTTAGCACATTTAATGGCCTCGTGCTTATCCATCATGAATTTTTTTgagagaaactccaactcccatgaaagGTGATACCACATCttagttcacataggtgaagttcttacatcaTCTTTATGACCTTTAGATTTTCTTGTTGAACACAATAGAACTTCCTCAAAAGCTTTGAGCTTAACCCTCATTTCGTAGCAACAAACATTAACCATCTTATATGGGACTCGCAATTATTTAGTGTTGTAATTATCCACTTATAAATGACTTATTCTCACCCATTAAAATCTGCACTCGATATTGATGAGCattgagttgggttgccatcattggcgAATCTATATTTCTTGGAGTTTCAGTCTTATTCCTCTAGATGTAGAACCTAccaaacattttttttaagaGGATTGGTGATTAAATCTGTTAAGTTCTCACTAGTTCTCATATATGAGATCTAAAtaattccatcttgaatcaattgtctcacatattcatgtcttagacttatatatcttgacttcccattatatatgccATTACAAGCTCTAAATAATGTGTCTTGACTATCAAAATGTATCGAGATTGTCAATACCTCATCTGCAGAAATTGGGATATCCATTATGAGATTTCTAATCCACTCATCCTCTTTGTTGATTGCTGCAAGAGCTATAAACTTGGcatccatggttgagtgtgaataCATGTTTGTTTTTTTTAACCCCAAGAAATCGCTCCTCCTTCGAGCATAAGCACCCAACTGGAAGTAGACAGAATGTAtcctacacttgatatccaacaTGAATTGGAATATCCTTCTAGTATCTTAGGAATGCCGTTtggacatccatttggtgaaaaTAAGGTTATTTATTAATGATAATGCTAATAAAAATCTTATTCAAGTTGTCCTAGCAATATGTCCATATGTGTAAAAACAATCAATTCTTTCTgtttgtctaaaccctttggaAACTAGTCTACCATTAAAGGTTTGTAAAGTGTcattggtgtgatatttcctccaaaatacccacttacacccaatagATTTTGACCCTTGAGGAAGTTCAACCAATTCCcacattttttgacataataAAATCCCTCTCATAATTTATTTTCTCCTTACAAAAAGCAGTCTCTGGATGACATAACTTCTTTATATGTTTtcggatcatcctcaacttgaagaatcatgTAACTTCTTTATATGTTTTGGGATCATCATCAACTTGAAGAATCATGTCTGTCGTAGACATAATTTCTTTATAtgtttgggatcatcctcaacttgaagaatcataggaatTTTCGTAATAACATCTTCAAGAATTCCTTCTACTACGTAGAAAGTTTTCACTTGAGAATATGTGTCatttgatcccaactctttaaaCCCTTGGCTTCTCCAAGGAATATCAATTGCTCATTAACCTTTGGATCTTTTTTCTTATGAGATTTTGTAACACACGTGGATTCTTAagagttgctatcacaatataacaaaTTTTCAAAGAACTCCACTTATCTTTATTCAATTGTAATATTAGACTCCAactctaatagcctataggccttgctatttgaggcatagcaaAAAAATGCACAGTTAAcaacccttggacccaacttgatcTTTTTAGGCTTCATCCTCTTGAAATAAGCAAGGGACCCTACACTTTAGATAACCTAAGTTAGGCTTTTTCCTCCCCATAATTCATATGAAGATACAATGTTATTTTTCgtaggaattcgattcaatatatgacatgtAGATGGCAAAGCTTCACCCCCACAAATTACACTACCATAAAAAAGGGCTACGACATCAGTTTTTAAGGTGCTTACATTTTGGTTTTTTGCATAAATGACAACCGAAGTTGTTCCTTGCGATATAAAAAGTACTGCAAAAATTGAATTGGAAATTAGTCTTTCTATTTCAGTTTATATAAAAGTAGACTTTCAACTTTGATTTATACATATAAACTGAAGTGGAAGATCTTCAATCATTGGGGTGCCTCCATATTGAGGCATTTCCACTTCAGTTTATACATATAATCGAAAATGGAATGTCTTTTTGAtttaagtaaaaaaattcaaCTGAATTTTAATAGAATATAAATTAGATATGAATTATACATAAttccctttttttttaaattgctaTTTTTGATggcattcaatttttttttgtttttttgatcaagaagaaataTGAACTTCATTGAACAAAATAGTCAATACAATTGAAGGGCCAATTCACCCAAGCAACAAACAATCAAACTGTACAAACAAATGGAAAACCAACTGAACAACCCTCTTAAGTACATTGAAGTTTCCTTATAAAAATTTGATCTTGAAGAGAAATCTTCTTATTTTTAACTATGTATAATCGGTACTTAAACTATGTTTATAACATCTTTAGCTATGCTATTAGCTGTCAAAGGATAACCATAAAAAAGACACCTATTTTTGTTCCTCCAAATACTGTAGATAACAGCAGCCACAACCAAATTTATTATAGAAGAAATAATGCCATGTCGATCACTTGCAAGCCAAACAACCCAGCTATTGAAATCACTAGGCCAAGCTTTAAACCCTATCCAAGCAAATATGAAATTAAGAATCATCTTAGAAAGGCAGCACTCAAAAAAGAGATGAGTGTGACTCTCATTGTGAACACCACAGACCGGACATAACAGGCAGTTCACCTGTATGTTAAACCAGATCAAGTTGTCCCTAGTGAGAAGATGAGCATTAACCACTTGCCAAAGAAGAAACCGGTGTTTAGGAAGAGAAAGCTTACACCAAACTGCTTGATGATAGCCCACCAGCTACTGATTTAAAGAGCTGTTGTAGAGCTTCGAAGGCTTAAATCTCCCTAGAACCCCAGCAGGAAGCACCTCTACCTGACTGAATTTTCCCCTTAAATGGCAtaacttcctccaataccaacgACTATCTGGTTTCAAGTTGTAATTCTAGAAATTAAATCCTTTTAGATAGATAGCATTGATACATTTGACCCACAGAATATCAGGATTTTCATAAATGGCCCAAATATATTTAGCTAATATAGCTCTATTCCAACTGGCACCATCTCTGAAACCGAGACCACCATAGGTTTTAGGGAGGCAAACCTTCTGCCAAGAAGCAATATACAGCTTGCTCctattcccataaataccccaaAGAAAACCACGGAAAAGTTTCTCAACTTCCTTAACAATTCTCTAAGGTAACACAAAGATACTCATCCAGTAATTGCATAGCCCAAATAAAATTGAGTGAATAAGTTGCATTCGGCCAGCAAATTAAAGATGCCTGCTAGTCCAAGACAAAAGCCTCAATCTGATTTTTTGAAGAATAATGTCACAATCTTCATGTCTCCACTTAGTTGGCCGCATAGACACCCCAAGATACTTAAGTGGAAAGGATCCTTCAGGGAGCTGAATCTCTTGAGCAATATTCCTTCTCTCAGTGGCAGTGACTCCTCCAAAGAAAACGTGAGATTTATTAGCATTTATAGAGAGTCCTGTTGCAGCACTAAACTCCACTAGAACCTCTTTGAAAATGCTAACAGCAGAAACAAGTTCCtttacaaaataaaatcaaatcatCAGCAAAGCATAGATTAAGAAGCTTAAGGCTTTTACACATGGGGTGAAATCTGAAAGTAGAATTGTGAGCTGCTAGTTGAAGGCTCCTAGTCAGATATTCCATGATAAGCACAAACAAAAGAGGAGACATAGGATCACCCTGACGCAGCCCTTTCTTACCCTTGAACCTGCCTTGAACTCTACCATTCATAAGGAAAGAGTAAGAAGTATTTTTCAAGCAGACCATAATCCATCctataaatttcataagaaaacaaagGGCCCTTAATAGATCCTCAAGGAACTTCCAATCGATTGTATCATAAGCTTTGCTTAAAACTATCTTAATAGCACATCTAGGCAAAGTAGAGGTCCTCCCATAGTTCTTGGTAAGATCCTGAAACATCATGATGTTATGAGCAATAGAATGACCCCAAATAAAGGCTCCCTGGATCGGCTGAATGAGATCAGGAAGAACTAAAGCCATACGCGAACATAAAAGCTTGGCAATACACTTGTATAATGTAGAACAACAAGCTATAGGTCTGTAGTCTATAGCCCGAGATGGATTAGCAACTTTAGGGACCAACGACAAAGTAGTTTCATGAAGCTCAGAAGGAAAACTCCCTGTGTCAAAACACTGACCAATTATTGAACAAACTTCATCCCCAATATCCTGCCATAACACCTTGTAAAAACCAGAACTAAAGCCATCAGGTCCTGGGAACTTAGTGATTGGAATACCAAATAAAGCATCTCAAATTTCCTTACGAGAAAAGGGTTTTAAAAGCATAAGTTGTTGATCAACTGAGAGCTTGGTACCCATCTCAATACAGTGTAAATCAATCTTGTCTGTAGCAGAACTCGAACTCCCAAATAGCTTCTAAAATGCTCTACAAAGTGAAAAACTACATCATGAAAGTTATCTATCAATCTGCCTTGATCAGTAATATAGGTTGCAATACCATTTTCATCTCTGTGCTTTTTCAAACAAGCATGCAGAAAAGAAGTATTCATATCTCCCTTCCTTAACCAAGTAATTTTACTTCTTTGAGCTAAGAAATTATGGTACATATGCTCCTGAACAGTAAAATCTTCAGCAGCTACTTTCACTACCTCTTGAAAACTATAGTCTCGAGGATGAGATTGAGCTTGAAGTTGAGCTTCCTGGTAAGTCTCCTTAGCCTTGTGATAGTTCAGACCAATGTCACCAATGTTATCtctgttaaatttttttaatctATGCTTCAGCCTCATTGTCTTCAAGTAGATAGCCCTTAAACCAGTTGCCTTAATAGGAATCCTCCAACTATTCATAACCACCTCTTTGAAATCATGATGGTCTGTCCAAAAATTATAAAACCTAAATAGTTAGATACCCATCTTCTCCATAGGCATGATAATAACAACATAAGAGCAATGATCCGAAACTACTTCCCATCTAAACACAGCAGTAGAATGAGGAAAGATATCAAGCCAATCCTCATTCATAAACACATGGTCAATTTTAGAATAGATTCTAGCTTGACCTTCTTGGTTATTTGTCCAAGTGAAATAGGAACCAATACTCTTAAGAGAATCAACATGAGTATCTGCAAGCCACTAGAGAGAATCAGCCAACTCCAAAGCTGAAACCGATTTCCCTCCATATCTGTCCATACCCGAGAAAGGGACATTGAAATCCCCTAAGATGATCCATGCTTTAACAGAGAGTGATATCCTTTGTAACCCTTTCCATAAACTCCTCCTTCCCTCTATCGTATTGAGCCCATAGACAAATGTAACATAAAGAGCATGCCTCTGACCAGCCATCTTGACCAAACAATGAACATACTGATTAGACTCCTCTAGCAATGTAACCCTCACAAAAACCTTCCTCCAAACTATCAAAAGTCTACCTTCAGTAACCGAACTAGAATAAAACTCCCAGTTAGGAAGTTTATGCTCCATGAACTCCATAATTTTGTTCCCCTTCATTTTAGTTTCTAAAAAACCACCAACTCCTATTTTATTCCTGCTACATAAATCTAAGAATGAAGCATGCTTATTAGAACTATTCAGCCATCTCAAGTTCCAGCTCAAAATATTGAAATTATCCATAGGAAGAAGTAGAGATAGAATAACTTTCTTTTCCACCATTCATCTACTCTTGAAGCACCTCAAATTTATTCAACTACTTTTGCCCTTGCCCAGAAGGAAGAGAACTAATACCTGCAACCAGTCCTTGTTTAGATTGAGTAGCCACACGCTTTGGAGTGTGCCATTGTTTACTGTCATTTGCACCCTTAGCTTCATCAATATTAGCTGAGGCTTTAAGCTGAATACCCTCAGAGTTATTGACCTGAAGACCCTCTGCATCAGTAGAACTAGGCAAAACAGTAGGCACCTCACCTTCAGATTCAGCAGAGTCCTTATCCCTCCTTTCCTTTACCTCTACTTTAGCCATAGTATCCTTTTTGACCTAGTGGGTTTTCTGCTCCTTACGAAAATCCACCATAGCATGACCAAATCTAGAGCAAACCTTGCACTTAATAGGCAACCATTCATATTCCACCCCCTGTTCCATAATCTGGCCATGCTAATTAAGAAACTGAATACTTCTAGGAGGACTATCGGTTATTTCCATTTCCACAAGAATTCTAGCAAATTGAACTCTTGAGCGCTCCCTAGTAAATTTTTCAGCCATAATCGGTTTACCAATCGTGCTCACAAGCGTACTAAGACATTTACTTCCCCAATACTGAAGCCCTAAGTCATGTAATCGAATCCATAGTGGAACTGAACAAATTAGATGAACTGCACTGAGATCAGCAGTCCATGGTCAAATGATAACAGGTTTCCTTTCAAATTGAAGTATACCATTTTCCAGCACATGATCTCTCGTAGCATCATCATTAAATTTGACCATGGTCAACCCCATTGTCATTCTAGCAATTTGAGCAATCCCTAGATGACCCCAAACTCTTTTGATAAACCCTTCAAAAACAGCCATTGGAGGATTAGCACCAAGAACCATACAAATTACTATCGAACTCCAATTTGCAGATTGAGTTTTGACCTCTTCAACATCAACCCTAGCATATTTCCATCCATCCCTAATCAATGGTTCAGTGAATTCAAGTTTCTGGTCAGAAAAGGAGAGCTTACTTGCCATGAACTGCTGCCATTGACGGTGAGCTGAAGTCTGAAAATCCCCTTCGTCCACCTTATCCGCCCAGGAAGCAGCATTTGAAACCGGAGTAGCCATTCCATCTCCCCTAGTGTCAATTTCCTGGGTTCTGTTAACTGTATTCAATTGATCCTCTTCAATAATGAGATATAAACCCTCAGGTCTAACCTCGTCCATATTATTCAGTACATCAGCCGCAGAGCCATCAATTACCAAACCCTCAGCAACTGAACTAATCGGAGCCTCCTCATCCTGAATCAATAGATTATCTTGCTCTCTACATGAATCTCAGGCTTACGaatcaatttcttcttctttgccaTGGAAGAGAACAAACCGAGTCACAAGCTTTAtgacttattattttattataatttgttatagtttaattatggcattcaatttttgttttcatttaatttataacaaaaataaaatcacaaaatttaaacacttagaattaaaattcttataaaattaaatatttgtaCATTCACAAAATAGTTGAGAAAAATAACCTAATCATTCAtacatacattcacataattgtaattaagtaaaatagcttaaacatttatatatacattcccATAAAACTAAAGGTACGTATAAACAACATAGGCTTCCTAATAAATGTAAGTCATCATTTGGCTTAACCATTCTTATTGGATTGGCAAGATGTCATCTCGACCCTTAGCGATGATTTGGACACAACTAACTTTGTCTTTTAGTTCATTTTGCGAAACAAACCAATGATCATTTAAATTAGTAACTTATTAACAACACTTACAATTCTTTTCTACATTACTTtgaaattacaattttttttagaatttgtGTCCAAATCTATGACAAGAGCCTTTTTCTTTTCTCGCACTCTTAACCAAATTTCATATCCATCTTCATCTACATCTACATCTTCCACTTCCTAATTCTTTTTTTATAGAATATCAAACATAAtagaagtttaattattaaattttctcAAGTCTAACAAAGTTTCAGCAGCATAACAACTACATTTTAACatatcccaaaattttaaaacttgaaaataacaCACAGGAAATCCCGAAACATACAGAGCATAACAAATAATACTAAATAATTGAACCATTAATATTCTTTCTTGATCACTATAATGGTAATATTCCCTTTTAAACCATTATTACAATTGACGCATTAACACCAAATTTGTTCATCATCACTATAATTCTTAAGGCGAAACTCTAAAAATTTATTGAATCCATCTCAAAATTGAGGTGTTTCTCTCATTTCAAATATTCATGATTTatctataataataaaaattttataacaactgaatatatatacatatatataaatgtgcgAAAATAATTTAATCATGAAAAGAGATGTACTCTATGCATGCTTAGGTATATTTAGTTATGACCTTAAGCTAGTTTTTTGTTCTTGTCTTATAAAAACATAAAGGACAACAattaatataacctaaaaataatTTGACCGAGTTTCTTATGTTTTTATAGGATATCCCAATTTCATAATTACTTATAAATTCAATATAAACAAacacaaaaatcaacacacataatTCCATCCTCATATATACCACTGCCAACTCGCAAATTTCCCAGAATCTGCTTCACTAAATTTAATATCCTTTATTTAActctatttttataaataaatgttgcaatagtaataaataaaatttaaaaattactcatctccaatattactcttgaagtcaataCCAAATAGGCCACTAAATCTACCACCCTACCAAAAAgattaaacaaaaacaaataaaaattagttacataattaataaaactagttacataatcatcaaacaacatatcaagctagcgagttataaaaaaataaaacaaatgctACTAATAATCCAAACCTTCCAAGCTCTAACTTGgcaactgtaacgtcccaaattccctaataaggcttagtgtcttaaTTAGGGGGATAGAAGGGCAATAATTggattaattatgtgtttatgtaattagatgcatgattatgtgaattatgtgaattatattataatatgaataaGTTTGCATATTTAattgtattaagcatgcatgtgggcctgttgagggtataattgtgtaTACAtttgttatatgattgagaccacattattatgtcagTATATTTAActtatttggcatgagacgatcctagtgatcAAATTAGTAGAATGTCACAACAGGACCGAATACTCGACTcggagtgagcctaggggtattttggtaattcagTACATTACTAGGGTTTATCGAGTAATGagaatatatttggtgattatcTTGGGATGTtagaaaaaattgggaaaataTGATGATATTTGAGGATTAGTGAGTATTGGGATAAAAGACGGTTTTGCCCTTGTGCGCCTTGAGAAGCAAAGAATAAGcaggggcgttttggtcattttggcCCTTGGGAATAGTCTAGTCTACTAGAGACTTTCAGAAACTAAGTCATTCACTCAAACACTTCTCTCAACtcactctttctttctctctttcgtTCTCTCTCTATCCCTTAGCTTGGTTGGAGTTATTGTTTTCTTTTGAGAGATTAGCTTGGGAATTGAAAGAGATTAAATATGTGAATTGGGTTAGGAAGTAGCTTGAGTTCATAGTTACTCCATTGAGGTAAGAATCCTCCTCTGTCTTTGTgaattttttaattagtttaagtTTCGGGTTGAGTTTTACACTCAAGAGTGGGGTTTGGGTGTTGTTGGAGTTTTGATGAagtttatgggtttattttcatttttatagtGTATTAATGATGTTTCGGGACTAAATTCTGAGCTTGGTTATAATTGGGGATGAATTTTGTGAGATTTGGCTCGGAGTAAAGGAAAATTTTGGTTCGCGGAGTTGCGCCGCGGCGGTcctcgcatgaactcagaggctaggGCGGTTCTTTGAATCATCTTGGCACTGCGACGCATGTTCAGGGAGATAGCTTGGGGGGCTCTCTGAATTGAGGCGCGCCTCGGCCCTTCAGGGGTGTACCACAACACTAGTTGGGAAAGTTGGCCAAGTGAGGTTTCGAGTTGTAGGGACTTGAATCTAAGGGcacgggaagggttctactacccggttgagtagaatttgaggtcccggaggctaggactcggtctggaagcctttattcactcaatATTGATGGATATCTTCTTTTATGGTTGTGCTAGAGTATcactagggctcggaaggggatCGTGCTTGGTGTCATTTTTATTTAGCAGTGCTTGGACCTGagataagaaaactacaccttgtgttatgattagggctcgggcccctgtgaatgagcacgattatgattatgcctgcgATTATtttattaagcatgcttgaatgctctgtatctgaaTAATTGTAAAATAATTTATGCTTGTCTACATTATCCGATtggaaaggcttgacttataagtcaagggcggcaataggcttgacttataagtcaacgaCGAAAATAGCGCCCAGAGTGCtggccgatatggttaggcctatccagGAGTGTGGTATACTCTTGATCGATCCTATGGTCGATTAGAAAATAAAGCGTCAGGTACGCTTGGCAAGCTCTAAGACTTGTTATACAGAAAATTGGGAAATGTTCcccagggtgactctatagtcacttatctagggaAACGGGCCctggtgtgactctatggtcacttatatgtattgaatgcatgcatgagtagggttattattgttaggcatgctaattatgttATTGagtgcttatgagcatgtttaagttttcttgctgagccttggctcacaggtgctatgtggtgcaggtaacgggtaagggaagctggaccagccatgagttggagagcatcggttggggcatgtacatatgcaactTGCTCAACCACCATGACTAGGgattcacagaggaactagggtcgaacactaattttgtcgcttaggccgacttGTGTTATAATTGCCCCTTTAAAATTATAAATGGCCattaaaatgtttattttgggatcccatgtatgaacttaaacattttaatgaaatgatcattccttttgaccaaaatttttaacacaAATTCGTTAATCActtttagttacacatttatggctaaatgacttgattagtgagtcTAGTACTATTTAAAGTaaacagtgtaacgatcttggctgtCCAGGGCGTTAGAACAACAACACTACCTATTAAACCTATGTTTAAAGATTCAAATAGCAAGTCACTAtcacaatttttaaattttactaatatatatataaataattaataacattagataaaataacagaataaataaaataatatataacacaaatattactgaaaaataaatattaaatttgaataataaaagaaaataacacaaacaaAGTTTAAGGTAACGAACattctttgatgctcaaaatcaACTCTAAATCAATATCAGCAACTCCAATAACTATATACAATAAACACATTTATAAAAacaaatcataaaataaaaatgaatcaTTCAAACAAAGATTTAGGGattcatacatttttttattctcaataacacattttaatgtaagaaaaccaTTAAAAATTCGGTAATAATACCCATTTTTTAACCCAAAATACCCACACCCAAAGTCTTTCTTTTTTCCCTCAAAAATGAAAATGGAACTATTTCTAGGCCTTATTTCAaattttaagtaagaaaaatagtttcaaattgtgaaaaacataaaaaaaaaaaaaaaaaaaaggtatatcTAGTGAAACCCTCGTGGGAGTACAATGATAATGGAGGTTTTCGAGGTTTGGCATTTGAAATTTTTGCTTCAGAGAGATGAATGAGACGGAGGCTAgatattaagggtattaaaactcttttattttGGTTCTTAGATAAAGGTACTTTCTGCTTCGATTTTtatctaagaaccgaagtaaaagggttaTAATACTCTTCAAAGTGGCATTTTCTTTGctccactttctacttcgatttttcATAAAAATCGAAGTGGAAAGTCCCAACATAGTGTGAAAACCAAACACGACCCTtgtctattttctcttttaacttcgtttttttaagaaaccAAAGTAGTATCTTTATTTTTTGTATCACCATTCCAAAAAGTGAATAAAAAGCCCATTGAAaggtttttactttactttttttatatgctatgtgtaaaAGACTAAGTAAAAgtctatatttgtagtagtgtttcaacacaatttagcatgtaaacaCATAGAGTTAACCATCTTAATATATGTCCTATCTTTCTTTCAGCTATCCAATTTTGTTGTGAAGTGTATGGTGCCATGCAGTCATGAATAATACATTGTTGTTTACAAAATAcattaaaatcatttgaaaagaatttaccacctctatcacttctgatattcttaatttttcttccCAATTAATTTTCTACTTCACCTTTATAGATTCtaaatgcattaaatgactcatctTTACTATTAagaaaatacacataagtatacctagagcaatcatctataaaaagTTATGAAATATCTATTTCCCCATCAACTGAATGGCATGTTGAATAGATGGGGAAATAGATATTTCATAACTTTCCTTTGATTGCATTTACTTCACATAAAATCGTAATGATCTTAATATCAAATGCATTGGTTTTGGGATCctt
The genomic region above belongs to Humulus lupulus chromosome 1, drHumLupu1.1, whole genome shotgun sequence and contains:
- the LOC133830872 gene encoding uncharacterized protein LOC133830872, whose protein sequence is MAKVEVKERRDKDSAESEGEVPTVLPSSTDAEGLQVNNSEGIQLKASANIDEAKGANDSKQWHTPKRVATQSKQGLVADLCSRNKIGVGGFLETKMKGNKIMEFMEHKLPNWEFYSSSVTEGRLLIVWRKVFVRVTLLEESNQYVHCLVKMAGQRHALYVTFVYGLNTIEGRRSLWKGLQRISLSVKAWIILGDFNVPFSDHHDFKEVVMNSWRIPIKATGLRAIYLKTMRLKHRLKKFNRDNIGDIGLNYHKAKETYQEAQLQAQSHPRDYSFQEVVKVAAEDFTVQEHMYHNFLAQRSKITWLRKGDMNTSFLHACLKKHRDENGIATYITDQGRLIDNFHDVVFHFVEHFRSYLGVRVLLQTRLIYTVLRWDIGDEVCSIIGQCFDTGSFPSELHETTLSLVPKVANPSRAIDYRPIACCSTLYKCIAKLLCSRMALVLPDLIQPIQGAFIWGHSIAHNIMMFQDLTKNYGRTSTLPRCAIKIVLSKAYDTIDWKFLEDLLRALCFLMKFIGWIMVCLKNTSYSFLMNGRVQGRFKGKKGLRQGDPMSPLLFELVSAVSIFKEVLVEFSAATGLSINANKSHVFFGGVTATERRNIAQEIQLPEGSFPLKYLGVSMRPTKWRHEDCDIILQKIRLRLLSWTSRHL